One genomic window of Eisenibacter elegans DSM 3317 includes the following:
- a CDS encoding DUF3267 domain-containing protein: MNNTTYTPDTLAQEGFELIDKLSHMDMLPFIQTYMRQPTWYARSFTALNIGAIALWGVAIGWSAVSLHWSIILLHIGYGIGLCFIPIIPIHEYIHALAYKSQGARHTSFDVDWKNFIFMALADKFVINGRAFRVVALAPFVCISIALLLLLPWVSGPWVLTLITILAAHTSCCAGDFGLLSYFEYQQKQGYEIVTYDDKILKESYFLGRKQG, from the coding sequence ATGAACAACACCACCTATACACCTGATACACTAGCTCAAGAGGGGTTTGAGCTCATCGACAAACTCTCGCATATGGATATGCTCCCCTTTATCCAAACGTATATGCGCCAGCCTACTTGGTATGCACGTAGTTTTACGGCGCTCAATATTGGTGCGATTGCTCTTTGGGGAGTGGCGATTGGTTGGAGCGCGGTATCCCTTCACTGGAGTATTATTTTGCTCCATATCGGCTATGGTATTGGCCTATGCTTTATCCCGATTATCCCCATACACGAATACATCCACGCCCTAGCCTATAAAAGCCAAGGCGCACGACACACCTCTTTTGATGTGGATTGGAAAAACTTCATTTTTATGGCGCTAGCCGATAAGTTTGTCATCAATGGAAGGGCATTTCGGGTTGTTGCACTTGCACCTTTCGTATGTATCAGCATCGCTTTACTCCTGTTGTTGCCTTGGGTCAGTGGGCCGTGGGTTTTGACCCTGATTACCATCTTGGCAGCCCATACTTCTTGTTGTGCTGGCGATTTTGGCCTACTCAGCTACTTCGAATACCAACAAAAACAAGGTTACGAAATAGTAACTTATGATGACAAGATACTGAAAGAATCGTACTTTCTAGGGCGCAAACAAGGATAG
- the mnmA gene encoding tRNA 2-thiouridine(34) synthase MnmA — translation MSKHGRVLVAMSGGIDSSLAAVMLHEQGYEVIGMTMKTWDYASSGGTKKETGCCSLDSINDARNVSVSLGFPHYILDIRNEFGDYVIDHFTNEYLDGRTPNPCVLCNTHIKWDALLRRADKLDCQWIATGHYANLRQENGRYVISKGLDENKDQSYALWGVSQESLARTILPLGKFRKTEIRQMAADHGFMELVNKPESYEICFVPDNDYRGFLKRRLPNLEREVAGGDFVLEDGTVVGKHEGYPFYTVGQRKGLGIALGYPVFVTAIDKVHNRVVLGTRQGLERDGLVARQLNLVKYADLKGRQLETITKVRYNDDGTPAIISQTDEDEMTVLFHEPVEAIAPGQAAVFYEGDDLVGGGWIHQNFKQEAL, via the coding sequence ATGAGCAAACACGGAAGAGTGTTGGTAGCCATGAGCGGCGGTATCGACAGCTCCCTAGCAGCCGTAATGTTGCACGAACAAGGCTACGAAGTCATCGGGATGACGATGAAAACTTGGGATTATGCCTCCTCAGGGGGGACAAAGAAAGAAACAGGTTGCTGTAGCCTCGATTCAATCAACGATGCACGCAACGTATCGGTCTCGCTCGGTTTTCCACACTATATCTTGGATATTCGGAATGAGTTTGGCGACTATGTCATCGACCACTTCACCAACGAGTATCTCGACGGGCGCACGCCCAATCCCTGCGTATTGTGTAATACCCATATCAAGTGGGATGCGCTCTTGCGCCGAGCAGACAAGCTCGATTGCCAATGGATTGCCACAGGGCACTATGCCAATCTGCGCCAAGAAAACGGACGCTATGTTATCTCCAAAGGGTTGGACGAAAACAAAGATCAGTCTTATGCGCTCTGGGGTGTTTCGCAAGAAAGCCTCGCCCGTACTATACTGCCTCTGGGTAAGTTTCGCAAGACCGAAATCCGCCAAATGGCTGCCGACCATGGCTTTATGGAATTGGTCAATAAGCCGGAATCTTACGAAATCTGTTTTGTGCCCGACAACGACTACCGGGGCTTTCTCAAGCGCCGCCTACCTAACTTAGAACGCGAAGTGGCCGGAGGCGATTTTGTACTCGAAGATGGCACTGTCGTAGGCAAACACGAAGGGTATCCCTTCTACACTGTTGGTCAGCGCAAGGGTTTGGGTATTGCCCTAGGCTACCCCGTATTCGTAACGGCCATTGACAAGGTGCACAACCGCGTGGTATTGGGGACACGCCAAGGGCTAGAACGCGATGGTTTGGTGGCTCGGCAGCTCAATTTGGTCAAATATGCAGACCTCAAAGGCCGACAGCTCGAAACCATCACCAAGGTACGCTACAACGATGACGGCACGCCAGCCATCATCAGCCAAACCGATGAAGACGAGATGACCGTGCTCTTCCACGAACCCGTAGAGGCCATTGCTCCGGGACAAGCTGCAGTGTTTTATGAAGGCGATGACCTCGTTGGCGGCGGCTGGATTCATCAAAACTTCAAACAAGAGGCTTTGTAA
- a CDS encoding DUF983 domain-containing protein, with protein sequence MNNPPRVGLLPALWQQKCPRCRQGNMFTHTGWSFTHFAKMHTHCSECGLRYEREPRFFDGAMYISYAFSVATFVSFSLATYIIGMVIFGTNPPVWVYMLVVTMATLFWSRFSLRYSRTLMLYIFGDVQYDPDRLSDKHKA encoded by the coding sequence ATGAACAACCCTCCTCGTGTAGGCTTGTTGCCGGCCTTATGGCAACAAAAATGCCCGCGCTGTCGCCAAGGCAATATGTTTACCCATACCGGTTGGAGTTTTACGCATTTTGCGAAGATGCACACCCACTGTAGCGAATGCGGATTGCGTTATGAGCGAGAACCTCGCTTTTTTGATGGAGCTATGTATATAAGTTATGCTTTTTCGGTAGCCACTTTTGTTAGCTTTAGCTTGGCTACATATATCATCGGGATGGTCATATTTGGCACCAACCCACCCGTTTGGGTGTATATGTTGGTTGTAACGATGGCGACCTTGTTTTGGTCTCGTTTTTCGCTGCGCTACTCCCGCACGCTGATGCTTTATATCTTCGGAGATGTACAGTATGACCCAGACCGTCTTTCTGATAAACATAAAGCTTAG
- a CDS encoding DUF2314 domain-containing protein yields MSETKIFFADGEHPKMLAAFQQAQDTFKYFWRELSWEYRRIVPGLTIACVKVAFQQILDDPTPTVEHMWINEIDFDGFNISGTLINEPQSIDNVRLGDRVAIPLTQISDWLFAIGNQTYGGFSIHAMRSEMDEAERITHDEAWGFEFGDYDNVLVVSGQDINPENLVEHPMSINMRESLVEFIQNYPTELTARDDLGYTLLHRETIAGNRTSIEVLLAMGADKHAQTNSGHTARDFAALLGWNHLLPLL; encoded by the coding sequence ATGTCTGAAACTAAGATTTTTTTTGCCGATGGCGAGCATCCAAAAATGTTGGCAGCCTTCCAACAAGCCCAAGATACGTTCAAATATTTTTGGAGAGAGCTGTCGTGGGAGTATCGCCGAATTGTACCAGGGCTGACGATAGCCTGTGTGAAAGTAGCCTTTCAACAAATCCTTGACGACCCCACACCTACTGTAGAGCATATGTGGATTAATGAGATAGATTTTGATGGATTCAATATCAGCGGAACGCTGATTAACGAGCCACAATCTATCGACAATGTCCGATTAGGTGACCGAGTGGCGATACCGCTGACACAAATCAGCGATTGGTTGTTTGCGATTGGCAACCAAACATATGGCGGTTTCAGCATTCACGCAATGCGCTCGGAAATGGATGAAGCAGAGCGAATAACCCACGACGAGGCTTGGGGGTTTGAATTTGGGGATTATGACAATGTCTTGGTGGTGTCTGGGCAAGATATCAATCCCGAAAATCTAGTAGAGCATCCTATGAGCATCAATATGCGTGAGTCCTTGGTGGAGTTTATCCAAAACTATCCTACCGAGCTGACCGCCCGCGATGACTTGGGTTACACTTTGTTGCATCGGGAGACCATCGCCGGCAACAGAACCTCTATAGAGGTATTGTTGGCAATGGGAGCAGACAAACATGCTCAGACTAACAGCGGCCATACCGCCCGTGATTTTGCCGCCCTGCTGGGGTGGAATCATTTGTTGCCTTTGTTGTAA
- a CDS encoding DEAD/DEAH box helicase, with protein MTFTDLALHSELLQGLEAIGFKEATPIQAEAIPVVLAKHDLVACAQTGTGKTAAFLLPILHKIVTGRDQRPQGGINTLIIVPTRELVIQIDQMLEGLSYFTPVSTIAMYGGSDSASFSQQKKALSEGVDIVVATPGKLISHLNLGYARFDTLEHLVLDEADKMLDMGFYEDIVRIISFLPKNRQTLLFSATMPPKIRTLANEILQTPQEISLAIAKPAESITQASYWVYDQQKTPLLHHILRVHEHFKAVIVFSKRKEQVKALASALANLGHSVRGIQSDLEQSEREDIIREFKNKQFRVLVGTDIIARGLDVQGIDLVINYEVPTNIDDYVHRVGRTARAESEGYAFTFVGEREQQDFYAIEAFLGKEITRFDLPEYIGEAPPVQAPGERRRGGNKGHFKKKRSGSNGKKPGNYPRKSS; from the coding sequence TTGACTTTTACAGATTTAGCCCTTCACTCTGAGCTGCTACAAGGACTGGAGGCCATTGGCTTCAAAGAAGCGACTCCTATTCAGGCCGAAGCCATTCCGGTAGTGCTAGCCAAGCACGATTTGGTGGCCTGTGCCCAAACCGGCACAGGCAAAACGGCAGCCTTCTTGCTGCCCATCCTTCATAAGATTGTTACTGGGCGCGACCAACGGCCACAAGGCGGCATCAATACGCTCATCATTGTACCAACGCGGGAGCTGGTCATTCAGATAGACCAAATGCTCGAAGGCTTGTCGTATTTTACCCCTGTCAGTACCATTGCAATGTATGGCGGGAGCGATTCGGCTTCCTTTAGCCAACAGAAAAAAGCTCTTAGCGAAGGGGTTGATATTGTGGTTGCTACGCCGGGTAAGCTCATCTCTCACCTCAACCTAGGCTATGCCCGCTTCGATACCCTAGAGCACCTCGTCTTGGATGAGGCCGACAAGATGCTCGATATGGGTTTTTATGAGGATATTGTCCGCATTATCTCGTTTTTGCCCAAAAATCGCCAGACTTTGCTCTTCTCGGCGACGATGCCCCCAAAAATTCGCACGCTGGCCAACGAAATCCTACAAACACCTCAAGAAATCAGCCTAGCCATCGCCAAGCCTGCGGAGAGTATCACACAGGCCAGCTATTGGGTATATGACCAACAGAAAACCCCGCTGTTGCATCATATCCTGCGGGTACACGAGCACTTCAAGGCCGTCATTGTGTTTAGCAAACGCAAAGAACAAGTCAAGGCCTTGGCTTCGGCCTTGGCTAATCTTGGGCATAGCGTGCGCGGCATTCAGTCCGATTTGGAGCAAAGCGAGCGCGAAGACATTATCCGTGAGTTTAAGAACAAACAGTTTCGGGTATTGGTCGGAACAGACATCATCGCTCGGGGGCTCGATGTGCAGGGCATCGACTTGGTCATCAATTATGAAGTGCCTACCAATATCGACGACTACGTCCATCGTGTAGGGCGTACGGCTCGTGCAGAATCAGAGGGCTATGCCTTTACCTTTGTGGGAGAGCGTGAGCAGCAAGACTTTTATGCCATTGAGGCTTTCCTTGGTAAGGAAATCACCCGCTTCGATTTGCCTGAGTACATTGGTGAGGCGCCGCCTGTACAAGCTCCGGGAGAGCGCCGTAGGGGAGGCAATAAAGGGCATTTTAAGAAAAAGCGCTCAGGCTCGAACGGGAAAAAACCTGGCAATTACCCTCGAAAAAGCAGCTGA
- a CDS encoding serine hydrolase domain-containing protein, translated as MKTAYPFHFTPFCLAVVLLLGNGLFAQTPKASLDSLCEQFRQAHQIPALAVAWVTENNLVLHQSGVLYKGSVQPLTDASMFHLGSNTKAITAWLALKLVETQKINLDTRFLSLFPEMMSTADTAYHHISLQDLLAHKARIQPYTAGLAFLKLPEEARQTRQAFAAFVLQEPPAAPDTYSNAGYALAALMLEKASGMNYEALLAHTFNTLNWRYTWGFPNKLDSQVHPWGHWPADGNPTAPDHLYALLPVVAPAGDLAMPLADYARFIQQNLLGLDDKDDYLSRAHYTYQHYGLSPYSLGWANFLLEHDSRVSFHNGSAGTFFCQTYLYPDEGFGIIIMFNEAASQQIQALENFREALIHALYR; from the coding sequence ATGAAAACTGCCTACCCGTTTCATTTTACTCCCTTCTGTCTGGCTGTTGTGCTGCTTTTGGGGAATGGCCTCTTTGCCCAAACACCCAAGGCCAGTCTTGACAGCCTCTGCGAGCAATTTCGCCAAGCGCATCAGATTCCGGCTCTAGCCGTCGCTTGGGTTACGGAGAATAACTTGGTACTGCACCAAAGCGGCGTATTGTACAAAGGAAGCGTGCAGCCGCTCACCGATGCCTCTATGTTTCACTTAGGCTCTAATACCAAGGCCATCACGGCTTGGCTGGCACTCAAACTAGTAGAAACACAAAAGATAAACCTCGACACACGCTTTTTGTCGCTTTTCCCCGAAATGATGTCCACCGCCGATACGGCCTACCATCACATCAGCCTACAGGATTTGCTTGCACACAAGGCCCGCATACAACCCTACACCGCTGGGTTGGCGTTTTTGAAACTCCCCGAGGAGGCTCGACAAACGCGCCAAGCTTTTGCAGCTTTCGTACTACAAGAGCCTCCTGCTGCTCCCGATACTTACTCCAACGCAGGCTACGCTTTGGCGGCTTTGATGCTCGAAAAAGCCTCCGGAATGAACTATGAAGCACTGCTAGCGCACACATTCAACACCCTGAATTGGCGGTATACGTGGGGGTTTCCCAACAAGCTCGATTCGCAAGTACACCCTTGGGGGCATTGGCCTGCCGATGGCAACCCTACCGCCCCCGACCATCTTTATGCCCTACTTCCGGTAGTAGCTCCTGCTGGAGACTTGGCAATGCCCCTCGCCGATTATGCCCGATTTATACAGCAAAACCTGTTAGGCCTTGACGACAAAGATGACTACCTCAGCAGAGCACATTATACCTATCAACATTATGGCCTAAGCCCCTACAGCCTCGGATGGGCCAACTTTTTGCTCGAACACGACAGCCGTGTAAGTTTTCATAATGGTAGTGCCGGTACTTTTTTCTGCCAAACCTATTTGTATCCCGATGAGGGCTTTGGAATAATTATTATGTTTAATGAAGCCGCTTCCCAACAAATTCAGGCTTTAGAAAACTTTCGGGAAGCCCTTATCCACGCACTGTACCGATAA
- the coaE gene encoding dephospho-CoA kinase (Dephospho-CoA kinase (CoaE) performs the final step in coenzyme A biosynthesis.), translating into MTSVKKIGITGGIGAGKSIVCKVFAALGIPIYSADERAKWLMSHDATLVEGVKAAFGTESYFPDGTLNRAYLAKTVFVDTQHIATLNALVHPRVGEDYRAWVQTQNKAPYTLNEAALMFESGRYQDLDKVITVFAPEALRIRRIRHRDPQRSEAEIAGIIAKQMNEADKCARADWIIHNDDQQLVIPQVLAIHQAILAL; encoded by the coding sequence ATGACAAGCGTTAAGAAAATAGGCATCACCGGCGGTATAGGTGCCGGCAAGAGTATCGTTTGTAAGGTATTTGCCGCTCTAGGTATCCCTATCTATAGCGCCGATGAGCGTGCCAAATGGTTGATGAGCCACGACGCAACCTTAGTAGAAGGGGTCAAAGCAGCCTTTGGCACAGAGAGTTACTTCCCTGATGGCACGCTCAACCGTGCATATCTGGCCAAAACGGTTTTTGTAGACACCCAGCACATTGCCACACTCAATGCGCTTGTACACCCAAGGGTAGGGGAAGATTATCGGGCTTGGGTGCAAACCCAAAACAAGGCTCCATATACCCTCAACGAAGCTGCTTTGATGTTTGAGTCGGGGCGCTATCAAGACCTCGACAAGGTCATTACGGTATTTGCTCCCGAAGCGTTACGGATTCGCCGTATTCGCCACCGAGACCCACAGCGCAGCGAAGCCGAAATAGCAGGAATCATTGCCAAGCAGATGAACGAAGCCGATAAGTGTGCGCGTGCGGATTGGATCATCCACAATGACGACCAGCAACTGGTCATTCCTCAGGTACTGGCTATACATCAAGCAATCCTTGCCCTATGA
- the yajC gene encoding preprotein translocase subunit YajC codes for MTLTSLLLQAAPNATQSLITNFVFIGGIILVFYFFMIRPQSQKQKAQQKFLSELTKGTMVITIGGVHGKIVELAENTLTLEVDKGTRLTIERSAVSMEATQKLNTEKK; via the coding sequence ATGACCCTTACTTCTTTACTACTTCAGGCGGCTCCCAATGCCACTCAAAGCCTCATTACCAATTTCGTTTTTATTGGTGGCATCATCTTGGTGTTTTACTTCTTTATGATTCGCCCGCAATCTCAAAAACAAAAAGCACAACAAAAATTCTTGAGTGAATTGACCAAGGGCACTATGGTGATTACCATTGGGGGGGTTCATGGCAAGATTGTAGAGTTGGCAGAAAACACCCTCACCCTAGAAGTAGACAAGGGTACGCGACTGACTATCGAGCGCTCGGCTGTGTCGATGGAAGCCACCCAAAAACTCAATACAGAGAAAAAATAA
- a CDS encoding DUF1573 domain-containing protein, protein MKKSFVYALALAALSFTWQACGSEAQSGDNTQAVANSEAADTQSPANGVAAISFAESSHDFGMIGAQDVVKHVFVFTNSGDAPLIINNAQADCGCTVPKWPREPIAPGASGEIEVEFSAVGKSGNQMKRITLYANTDPATTQLTIKANINTTADMKGPIKVE, encoded by the coding sequence ATGAAGAAGTCCTTTGTATATGCCTTGGCCTTGGCCGCCCTGTCCTTTACTTGGCAAGCTTGCGGCAGCGAAGCCCAAAGTGGCGATAACACCCAAGCAGTTGCTAACTCAGAAGCAGCTGATACACAGTCGCCTGCCAACGGAGTAGCAGCTATCAGCTTTGCCGAAAGCAGCCACGACTTTGGCATGATTGGTGCTCAAGACGTAGTCAAACATGTTTTTGTGTTTACTAACAGCGGTGATGCTCCCTTGATTATCAACAATGCGCAAGCCGACTGTGGCTGTACCGTGCCCAAGTGGCCACGTGAGCCAATTGCACCCGGTGCTAGCGGAGAAATAGAGGTAGAGTTTAGCGCCGTAGGCAAGAGTGGCAATCAGATGAAGCGTATCACACTCTATGCCAACACAGACCCTGCCACTACCCAACTGACCATCAAGGCCAACATCAACACTACTGCCGATATGAAAGGCCCTATCAAGGTGGAGTAG
- a CDS encoding YtxH domain-containing protein translates to MKKATAIITAFLAGTATGAVLGILYAPDKGRQTRDKLSFQLSKSRDKLADFIEDLLRDKEEVMNEAKTEGQKIIDETREQAERLIEDIDVFMDKIKQGKPQV, encoded by the coding sequence ATGAAAAAAGCAACTGCTATCATTACCGCATTTCTGGCCGGTACGGCTACCGGAGCTGTGCTCGGTATTTTATATGCTCCTGACAAGGGTCGACAAACCCGCGACAAGCTGAGCTTTCAGCTCTCTAAATCACGGGATAAATTGGCCGACTTTATCGAAGACCTACTCCGCGACAAGGAGGAGGTTATGAACGAAGCCAAGACCGAAGGGCAGAAAATCATTGACGAAACCCGAGAGCAGGCCGAACGCCTGATAGAGGATATCGACGTGTTTATGGATAAAATCAAACAAGGGAAACCCCAAGTCTAG
- the nusB gene encoding transcription antitermination factor NusB, giving the protein MLNRRYLRIKVMQALYALAQARKADYQMAADLIAQNLTPDWDEDRKDAEQLKAEIAAATTLFAENFEKSQLQLAPDTPPAIRAAAIEAMQFYKAEHRQGISHFEKHLSRQIEQIYDIYLLLLQLPLEIANLVSAEGERNQNNTLLYTYNPSDFKFQHNPVVAALAKHKLLKTEIERRQVTWKAQMEFVKDFYRVAFKTDEEYKKYQALIQPSFEEELNIVLHLLRKIAFKSDIAAKFFEEKDLYWSENEKVIQSMVIKTLKTLTPEDLEDFALQPLSKNWDEDQFFYQDLYRQCISLEKEIDQSISAHAANWDLDRLAMIDRIIVQMAVCEMIQFQSVPIKVSINEYIELSKMYSTPKSKQFVNGLLDAIAQTLQQEGRIKKSGRGLIDNK; this is encoded by the coding sequence ATGTTAAACAGAAGATATTTGCGCATCAAAGTGATGCAAGCCTTGTATGCCCTCGCCCAAGCCCGTAAAGCCGATTATCAGATGGCTGCCGATTTGATTGCCCAAAACCTTACTCCTGATTGGGACGAAGATCGCAAGGATGCCGAACAGCTCAAGGCCGAGATAGCAGCGGCTACAACACTTTTTGCCGAAAATTTTGAAAAATCGCAACTCCAACTTGCCCCAGATACCCCACCGGCCATACGCGCCGCAGCTATCGAGGCAATGCAGTTTTATAAGGCTGAACACCGTCAAGGCATCAGCCATTTTGAAAAGCATCTCTCCCGACAAATAGAGCAAATCTACGATATCTACTTGCTTTTATTGCAGCTACCTTTGGAAATTGCCAACTTGGTAAGCGCAGAGGGCGAACGCAATCAAAACAATACGCTGCTCTATACCTACAATCCCAGCGATTTTAAGTTCCAACACAACCCGGTGGTGGCAGCCTTGGCCAAACACAAGCTCCTCAAAACAGAAATCGAACGCCGCCAAGTTACTTGGAAAGCTCAGATGGAGTTTGTCAAGGATTTTTACCGTGTGGCCTTCAAAACCGACGAAGAATACAAAAAATACCAAGCTCTGATACAACCCAGCTTTGAAGAAGAGCTCAATATTGTGTTACACCTGCTGCGCAAGATTGCCTTCAAAAGCGATATAGCGGCCAAGTTTTTCGAGGAAAAAGACCTCTACTGGAGCGAAAACGAAAAAGTGATTCAGAGTATGGTCATCAAGACGCTCAAAACACTTACTCCCGAAGATTTAGAAGATTTCGCCCTGCAACCCTTATCCAAAAACTGGGACGAAGACCAGTTTTTTTATCAAGACCTCTACCGACAGTGCATTAGCCTAGAGAAAGAAATAGACCAGAGTATCAGTGCCCACGCTGCCAACTGGGATTTGGATCGCTTAGCGATGATAGACCGGATTATTGTGCAAATGGCTGTGTGTGAGATGATTCAATTTCAGAGTGTACCCATTAAGGTCAGCATTAACGAGTATATCGAGCTCTCCAAAATGTATAGTACGCCCAAAAGCAAGCAGTTTGTCAATGGACTTTTAGATGCCATCGCCCAAACCTTACAACAGGAGGGGAGAATCAAAAAAAGCGGTCGAGGCTTGATTGACAACAAATAA
- a CDS encoding class I SAM-dependent methyltransferase, whose translation MKRIISWVIRFIPRKYLQLISPLALRILGLFYRGKGVQCPVCETEFRKFLPYGRGKAAREQALCPSCQALERHRLMWLFLKQETPFFEKPLRVLHIAPEVCFIHRFERMKNLDYITADLESPLAQIHMDIHQMPFEAGAFDVVFCNHVMEHVTDDLQAMGEILRVLRPQGWAIIQSPMDYSLVTTFEDPAIQSAQARFEAYGQEDHVRLYGLDYPERLRKAGFEVTERQYAQELPPDQVQQYALPKDEILYFCRKPA comes from the coding sequence ATGAAACGCATCATTAGCTGGGTCATCCGCTTTATCCCCCGCAAATACCTACAACTCATCAGCCCGCTAGCCTTGCGCATTTTGGGGCTTTTTTATAGAGGCAAAGGCGTACAATGCCCTGTATGTGAGACAGAGTTCCGCAAATTTTTACCCTACGGGCGTGGCAAGGCTGCCCGCGAGCAAGCGCTATGCCCCAGTTGCCAAGCGCTAGAGCGCCATCGGCTGATGTGGCTTTTTTTGAAACAAGAGACCCCATTTTTTGAAAAACCACTGCGTGTACTACATATCGCGCCAGAAGTCTGCTTTATTCACCGATTTGAGCGAATGAAAAACTTAGACTACATCACCGCTGATTTGGAGTCGCCGCTGGCGCAAATCCATATGGATATTCATCAGATGCCTTTTGAAGCAGGGGCTTTTGATGTCGTATTTTGCAATCACGTTATGGAGCACGTAACCGACGACCTACAGGCTATGGGTGAAATTTTGCGTGTGTTGCGTCCACAAGGCTGGGCAATCATCCAATCGCCTATGGACTATAGTCTTGTTACTACTTTCGAAGACCCTGCTATCCAGAGTGCCCAAGCGCGTTTTGAGGCTTATGGCCAAGAAGACCACGTCCGGCTTTATGGGCTAGACTACCCCGAGCGCCTCCGAAAGGCTGGCTTTGAGGTTACCGAAAGGCAATATGCCCAAGAGCTACCCCCCGACCAAGTACAGCAGTATGCCTTGCCTAAGGATGAAATCCTGTATTTTTGTCGCAAACCGGCGTAA
- a CDS encoding M24 family metallopeptidase, whose amino-acid sequence MHSNSALKSLVEAEQKAALLFTEIETRGLLSPGLSEKELNTAIYSLADEMFGIQKYWHKRIVRAGVNTLCPYDENPPNLTLQDDDLVFLDFGPIFDEWEADFGRTYVLGDDPYKYWISQAVEDMWYQLRDFVHQQEQLTGAALYAQALTMAKDYGLEFGGEIAGHIIGHFPHEKLPPELKNHYIHPDNHQDIFEPDSKGQTRHWILEIHLVDRQRQIGGFFEQLLLPHGFMA is encoded by the coding sequence ATGCACAGCAACTCCGCCCTCAAATCACTTGTCGAAGCAGAGCAAAAAGCCGCCCTGCTTTTTACCGAAATCGAAACACGCGGCCTGCTCAGCCCCGGCTTGAGCGAGAAAGAACTCAACACGGCCATCTACTCATTGGCTGATGAGATGTTTGGTATCCAGAAATATTGGCATAAACGCATTGTACGAGCCGGAGTCAATACCCTATGTCCGTACGACGAAAACCCTCCTAATCTTACACTGCAAGATGACGACCTTGTTTTCCTTGATTTTGGCCCTATTTTCGATGAATGGGAGGCCGACTTTGGGCGTACTTATGTATTGGGAGATGACCCTTACAAGTACTGGATTAGCCAAGCGGTGGAGGATATGTGGTATCAACTGCGCGATTTTGTCCATCAACAAGAGCAACTTACCGGCGCGGCCTTGTATGCGCAAGCCCTCACTATGGCCAAAGACTACGGCTTGGAGTTTGGAGGTGAAATAGCCGGACATATCATTGGCCACTTTCCCCACGAGAAACTGCCCCCGGAGCTCAAAAATCATTATATCCATCCCGATAACCACCAAGATATTTTTGAACCCGACAGCAAGGGGCAAACACGCCATTGGATTTTGGAAATTCATTTAGTAGACCGCCAACGACAAATCGGGGGCTTTTTTGAACAGTTGCTGCTCCCACACGGCTTTATGGCCTGA